One Rhizobiales bacterium GAS188 DNA window includes the following coding sequences:
- a CDS encoding glutamine synthetase encodes MENEDVIFVGVCDLAGHMRGKAFPAADLESRLRKGMGYTGSNIMMSAFGPIYDSPFGTQGDLTLIPDPATKVDVGFEGFAPERFYLADIRTPDGKPWSCCPRDFLRRAVEELQREAGLQVVSAFEQEFVYTGVDAARPGTTYGYDTFRHQGLFGEAFVSAIRRAGVKPDSFLPEYGPRQFEVTVAPAAGMRAADEAVIVREMARAVAFRLGHRVIFSPVVDLNQVGNGTHIHFSLCDAAGLPVMHDPSRPYGLSQAAEPFVAGILRHLPAIAALTAPSVVSYLRLRPNRWAPVWTNLAERDRGASLRVCPVFDTALEDAARQFNVEFRVCDATASPYMALGAVVHAGLDGIRKGMGLGAPPSKSFWQMTDEERRALGLEPLPGSLEQALDLLKADETVCGWLGPELLDAYLRLKRSEIGAVKGQSDEAICARYADAY; translated from the coding sequence GTCATTTTCGTTGGGGTCTGCGATCTCGCCGGCCATATGCGCGGCAAGGCGTTTCCCGCGGCGGACCTCGAATCCCGGCTGCGCAAGGGCATGGGATATACCGGCAGCAACATCATGATGTCGGCCTTCGGCCCGATCTATGACAGCCCGTTCGGGACGCAGGGAGATCTCACGCTCATTCCGGATCCCGCCACCAAGGTCGATGTCGGATTCGAGGGTTTCGCGCCGGAGCGCTTCTATCTCGCCGATATCCGGACGCCTGACGGCAAGCCCTGGTCTTGCTGTCCGCGCGATTTCCTGCGCCGGGCCGTCGAGGAATTGCAACGCGAGGCCGGGCTGCAGGTCGTCTCCGCCTTCGAGCAGGAATTCGTCTATACGGGCGTCGACGCGGCCCGGCCGGGAACGACCTATGGCTATGACACCTTTCGCCATCAGGGGTTGTTCGGCGAGGCCTTCGTGTCGGCGATAAGGCGTGCGGGCGTGAAGCCCGATTCCTTCCTACCCGAATATGGGCCGCGTCAATTCGAGGTGACGGTCGCGCCGGCGGCAGGCATGCGCGCAGCCGATGAGGCGGTGATCGTGCGAGAAATGGCGCGCGCAGTCGCCTTTCGTCTTGGCCATCGGGTCATCTTCTCGCCGGTCGTCGACCTCAACCAGGTCGGCAACGGCACGCATATCCATTTCAGCCTGTGCGATGCGGCAGGGCTTCCGGTCATGCATGATCCGTCCCGGCCCTACGGCTTGTCGCAAGCGGCCGAGCCCTTCGTCGCGGGCATTCTTCGCCATCTCCCGGCAATCGCGGCGCTGACCGCGCCTTCGGTCGTGTCCTATCTGCGTCTGCGCCCCAATCGCTGGGCGCCGGTCTGGACCAACCTCGCCGAGCGCGACCGCGGAGCCTCGCTGCGGGTGTGCCCGGTCTTCGACACGGCGTTGGAAGATGCGGCGCGCCAGTTCAATGTCGAGTTCCGCGTCTGCGACGCGACGGCGAGCCCCTATATGGCGCTCGGCGCGGTCGTGCATGCGGGCCTCGACGGCATCCGCAAAGGCATGGGGCTCGGCGCACCGCCGTCGAAGAGCTTCTGGCAGATGACGGATGAGGAGCGCCGCGCCCTCGGCCTCGAGCCATTGCCGGGCTCGCTGGAGCAGGCCCTCGACCTGCTCAAGGCCGATGAGACGGTCTGCGGCTGGCTCGGCCCGGAATTGCTGGACGCCTATCTGCGTCTCAAGAGGTCGGAGATCGGCGCCGTCAAAGGCCAGAGCGACGAAGCGATCTGCGCGCGCTATGCGGACGCCTATTGA
- a CDS encoding 2-polyprenyl-6-methoxyphenol hydroxylase → MDSSPTPRGPREQRHAEIAGGGFAGLAAACALARRGWSVRVHERAEQLRTTGAGIYIYENGLRVLEALGAYEEAVRGAPLAHTREVRDERNEVVSVHRWGETSRVFSILRQQVIDALAAAARRAGVEIVTSSEAVAATPEGELVLADGQRLKADLVVAADGANSKLRQSLGLLSRKTSLADGAIRLLIDKTPEERRSGEDGKTIEYWSGNRRVLYTPCSATQIYIALTMLDRDAEARTVPIRPALWKASFPHLAALIDRIGEAGRYDRFEVVKLRRWSSGKVAVIGDAAHALPPNIGQGAGCSMMNALALAVYLEETPDIEAALAAWELKERPLTEHTQRISVFLGLPTAWPAALRRLFFTLAGRSQWLIRQRTRTALHKPVGTVP, encoded by the coding sequence ATGGATAGTTCACCAACGCCAAGAGGGCCAAGAGAGCAAAGGCATGCCGAGATCGCGGGCGGGGGTTTCGCCGGCCTCGCGGCTGCCTGCGCGCTCGCAAGGCGCGGCTGGAGCGTCCGCGTCCATGAGCGCGCCGAGCAGCTGCGCACCACGGGCGCCGGCATCTATATCTATGAGAACGGTTTGCGGGTGCTGGAGGCGCTCGGCGCCTATGAGGAGGCGGTGCGCGGCGCTCCGCTCGCCCATACGCGCGAGGTGCGCGACGAGCGCAACGAGGTGGTCTCGGTGCATCGCTGGGGCGAGACGAGCCGGGTGTTCTCCATCCTGCGCCAGCAGGTCATCGACGCGCTTGCCGCGGCCGCGCGGCGCGCCGGCGTCGAGATCGTCACGAGCTCGGAGGCGGTGGCTGCGACACCAGAGGGCGAGCTTGTCCTCGCCGACGGGCAGCGCCTGAAGGCCGATCTCGTGGTGGCGGCCGATGGCGCGAACTCGAAGCTGCGCCAATCGCTGGGTCTCCTGTCGCGCAAGACCTCGCTGGCGGACGGGGCGATCCGCCTCCTGATCGACAAGACGCCGGAGGAGCGCCGTTCGGGCGAGGACGGCAAGACCATCGAATACTGGTCGGGCAATCGGCGCGTGCTCTACACGCCCTGCAGCGCCACGCAGATCTATATCGCGCTGACGATGCTCGACCGCGACGCGGAGGCGCGGACGGTGCCCATCAGGCCCGCCCTGTGGAAAGCCTCCTTCCCTCACCTCGCGGCGCTGATCGATCGCATCGGGGAGGCCGGCCGCTATGACCGTTTCGAGGTCGTCAAGCTGCGGCGCTGGTCGTCCGGCAAGGTCGCGGTGATCGGCGATGCCGCCCATGCGCTGCCGCCCAATATCGGCCAGGGCGCCGGATGCTCGATGATGAATGCGCTGGCGCTCGCCGTCTATCTCGAGGAGACGCCGGACATCGAAGCGGCGCTCGCGGCCTGGGAGCTGAAGGAGCGCCCGCTGACCGAGCATACGCAGCGCATCTCGGTGTTCCTCGGCCTGCCCACGGCCTGGCCTGCCGCCTTGCGCCGTTTGTTCTTCACCCTCGCCGGGCGCTCGCAATGGCTCATCCGGCAGCGCACCCGCACGGCCTTGCACAAGCCGGTCGGCACGGTGCCGTGA
- a CDS encoding aspartate aminotransferase, whose translation MAFLSDALKRVKPSATTTITQKGRDMKAKGRDIISLSVGEPDFDTPDHIKAAAIEAIRRGETKYTPVVGIPQLREAICGKFKRENELTYKPSQIIVGTGGKHVIYNAMLATLNPGDEVIVPAPYWVSYPEMIALCGGTTVTVDCGIEHAFKLQPADLERAITPKTKWIILNSPSNPSGAAYTHAEMKAITDVLVRHPHVWVLTDDMYEHLVYGDFEFVTPAQVEPALYERTLTMNGVSKAYAMTGWRIGYAGGPEHLIRAMETVQGHQTSGTSAISQWAAVEALSGPQDHLKTFRKAFEERRDLVVSMLNQAKGLICPKPEGAFYVYPNCAESIGKKAPSGKTIETDEDFVMELLETEGVAAVHGSAFGLGPNFRISYATSNALLEEACHKIQRFCAELR comes from the coding sequence ATGGCCTTCCTGTCCGATGCGTTGAAGCGCGTGAAGCCCTCCGCCACGACGACCATCACCCAAAAAGGGCGCGACATGAAGGCCAAAGGGCGCGACATCATCTCGCTCTCGGTCGGCGAACCGGATTTCGACACGCCCGACCATATCAAGGCGGCCGCCATCGAGGCCATCCGTCGCGGCGAGACGAAATACACGCCCGTGGTCGGCATCCCGCAATTGCGCGAGGCGATCTGCGGCAAGTTCAAGCGCGAGAACGAGCTCACCTACAAGCCCTCGCAGATCATCGTCGGCACCGGCGGCAAGCATGTGATCTACAATGCCATGCTCGCCACTCTGAACCCGGGCGACGAGGTGATCGTGCCGGCCCCTTATTGGGTGAGCTATCCCGAGATGATCGCGCTCTGCGGCGGCACCACCGTCACGGTCGATTGCGGCATCGAGCATGCGTTCAAGCTGCAGCCGGCAGATCTCGAGCGCGCCATCACGCCGAAGACCAAATGGATCATCCTGAACTCGCCGTCCAACCCTTCGGGCGCCGCCTATACGCATGCCGAGATGAAGGCGATCACCGACGTGCTGGTGCGCCACCCGCATGTCTGGGTGCTCACCGACGACATGTACGAGCATCTCGTCTATGGCGATTTCGAGTTCGTGACGCCGGCCCAGGTCGAGCCCGCCCTCTATGAGCGCACGCTCACCATGAACGGCGTGTCGAAAGCCTATGCGATGACCGGCTGGCGCATCGGCTATGCGGGCGGCCCCGAGCATTTGATCCGCGCCATGGAGACGGTGCAGGGCCACCAGACCTCGGGCACCTCGGCGATCTCGCAATGGGCCGCGGTCGAGGCGCTGTCGGGCCCGCAGGATCACCTCAAGACCTTTCGCAAGGCCTTCGAGGAGCGCCGCGACCTGGTGGTCTCGATGCTCAACCAGGCGAAAGGGCTCATCTGCCCCAAGCCCGAAGGCGCCTTCTACGTCTATCCGAACTGCGCCGAGAGCATCGGCAAGAAGGCCCCGTCCGGCAAGACCATCGAGACGGACGAGGATTTCGTGATGGAGCTCCTGGAGACGGAGGGCGTCGCCGCGGTGCATGGCTCGGCCTTCGGGCTCGGTCCGAATTTCCGCATCAGCTATGCGACCTCGAACGCGCTGCTCGAAGAGGCCTGCCATAAGATCCAGCGCTTCTGCGCCGAGCTGAGGTGA
- a CDS encoding Putative flippase GtrA (transmembrane translocase of bactoprenol-linked glucose) → MRNGDTSRAASAVSADEPARPTPLRQILAFGGAGIAAAIVHYGTLIGLVQGGALTPVPATLCGYIAGGIVSYALNRRHTYRSDRPHQEAVWRFAAVAAVGFLITFAVMHVLVDRWSLPYLPAQFLTTGIVLIWSFSAHKWWTFGTGHDRGEA, encoded by the coding sequence ATGCGCAACGGCGACACCTCGCGGGCGGCGTCCGCGGTTTCGGCGGACGAACCGGCGCGGCCGACTCCGCTCCGGCAGATCCTGGCTTTCGGCGGAGCCGGCATCGCGGCCGCGATCGTCCATTACGGCACCCTGATCGGCCTCGTGCAGGGAGGCGCCCTGACACCGGTGCCGGCGACCTTGTGCGGCTATATTGCGGGCGGCATCGTCTCCTATGCGCTGAATCGCCGCCACACCTATCGCAGCGACCGCCCGCACCAGGAGGCTGTCTGGCGCTTCGCGGCGGTCGCGGCGGTCGGCTTCCTGATCACCTTCGCGGTGATGCATGTCCTGGTCGATCGCTGGTCCCTGCCCTATCTTCCGGCCCAGTTCCTGACCACCGGCATCGTGCTCATCTGGAGCTTTTCGGCTCATAAATGGTGGACCTTCGGGACCGGTCACGATCGGGGCGAGGCTTGA
- a CDS encoding ATP phosphoribosyltransferase regulatory subunit, whose amino-acid sequence MTTSDPDLTTAAPASASAMRPGVEPTASRPGIDEARLIDLFMSRGFARIEPPVLQPLEPFLDLSGEDLRRRMFITADAEGHELCLRPEYTIPVSRLHLEQVAAQRSGAGQSAAYAYLGPVFRFRPGETGEFVQAGVEDFGRTDKEAADAEILEVALEALREMDIATSTTLIGDVGLFAALIDAMQLSGSTARRLRRSYAAGKIDAQALGALAAQTSSENQHAGLLAALQGQDPAAARLFVEDILKIAGISSISGRSAHQIAARFLEQASNQQSGLSPEQALVFERFLSIGGHPDEAADALRALAADAKLDLARAIETLDIRNGFMEARGIELAHLRFATGFGRNLDYYTGFVFEIRDAARPDSKPLVGGGRYDGLLRRLGAPLDVPAVGCSIWLDRILAGTPKSAGTP is encoded by the coding sequence ATGACGACCTCCGATCCCGATCTGACGACGGCCGCGCCCGCGAGCGCGTCGGCGATGCGTCCTGGCGTCGAGCCGACGGCGTCGCGGCCGGGAATCGACGAGGCACGGCTCATCGACCTCTTCATGAGCCGCGGCTTCGCCAGGATCGAGCCGCCGGTGCTGCAGCCGCTCGAGCCCTTCCTCGATCTCTCGGGCGAAGATCTGCGCCGGCGCATGTTCATCACCGCCGATGCCGAAGGACATGAGCTCTGCCTGCGGCCCGAATACACGATCCCTGTGTCGCGCCTGCATCTCGAACAAGTCGCGGCCCAAAGATCGGGAGCTGGACAATCGGCGGCCTATGCGTATCTCGGCCCGGTCTTCCGGTTCCGTCCCGGCGAGACGGGCGAATTCGTGCAGGCCGGCGTCGAGGATTTCGGACGAACCGACAAGGAAGCAGCCGACGCCGAGATCCTCGAAGTGGCGCTTGAAGCTTTGCGCGAGATGGACATTGCCACTTCGACGACCCTGATCGGCGATGTCGGGTTGTTCGCGGCGCTGATCGACGCGATGCAGCTTTCGGGCTCGACGGCGCGCCGGCTGCGACGCAGCTACGCCGCCGGCAAGATCGACGCGCAGGCGCTCGGCGCCTTGGCGGCGCAAACCTCGTCCGAGAACCAGCATGCCGGGCTGCTCGCCGCCTTGCAGGGCCAGGATCCCGCCGCCGCCCGGCTGTTCGTCGAGGATATCTTGAAGATCGCCGGCATCTCGTCGATCAGCGGCCGCTCGGCCCATCAGATCGCGGCGCGCTTCCTCGAACAGGCCTCGAACCAGCAATCGGGCCTTTCGCCCGAGCAGGCGCTGGTCTTCGAGCGGTTCTTGAGCATCGGGGGCCACCCCGACGAGGCCGCCGATGCGCTGCGCGCGCTTGCTGCGGATGCCAAGCTCGACCTCGCCCGCGCCATCGAGACCCTCGATATCCGCAACGGCTTCATGGAGGCGCGCGGCATCGAGCTTGCGCATCTTCGCTTCGCCACCGGCTTCGGGCGCAATCTCGACTATTATACGGGCTTCGTCTTCGAGATCCGGGATGCGGCGCGCCCCGATTCCAAGCCGCTGGTCGGCGGTGGCCGCTATGACGGGCTGCTGCGCCGGCTCGGCGCCCCGCTCGATGTGCCGGCGGTCGGCTGCTCCATCTGGCTCGACCGCATCCTCGCGGGCACGCCCAAAAGCGCGGGCACGCCATGA
- a CDS encoding ATP phosphoribosyltransferase translates to MNDKLIVAVPSKGRLQERANAFFARAGLRLQQQGGARDYRGAFEGVDNVEILFLSASEITSLLASGGAHIGVTGEDLVRETVAEADRKLALLAPLGFGNANVVVAVPRAWIDVRCMADLDDVAAALRAKSGQRMRVATKYVNLTRRFFGEHGLADYRIVESSGATEGAPASGAAEIIVDITTTGTTLAANALKTLDDGTILRSEAQLVASLTAAWSSANREAARSLLQRITAEETARALREIRADVPVGAGAAFAHLPEEFGAERLEGGNGAPLRFFVRRSEAHGFCDWLIAQGATTVTVAELEFVYTATNALWDKLRPRLEA, encoded by the coding sequence ATGAACGACAAGCTGATCGTCGCCGTTCCGTCCAAGGGGCGCCTGCAGGAGCGGGCCAATGCCTTCTTCGCGCGCGCCGGCCTCAGGCTGCAGCAGCAGGGCGGGGCGCGCGACTATCGCGGCGCCTTCGAGGGCGTCGACAATGTCGAGATCCTGTTCCTCTCGGCCTCCGAGATCACTTCGCTGCTCGCTTCGGGGGGTGCCCATATTGGCGTCACCGGCGAGGACCTGGTGCGCGAGACTGTGGCCGAGGCCGACCGCAAGCTCGCCCTCCTCGCCCCGCTCGGCTTCGGCAACGCCAATGTGGTGGTGGCCGTGCCGCGCGCCTGGATCGATGTGCGCTGCATGGCCGATCTCGACGACGTCGCGGCAGCGCTGCGTGCCAAAAGCGGCCAGCGCATGCGGGTCGCGACCAAATATGTGAACCTGACGCGGCGCTTCTTCGGCGAGCACGGCCTCGCCGATTACCGCATCGTCGAGAGCTCCGGCGCCACGGAAGGCGCTCCGGCCTCGGGAGCCGCCGAGATCATCGTCGACATCACCACGACCGGAACGACGCTCGCTGCCAATGCGCTGAAGACGCTCGACGACGGCACGATCCTCAGGAGCGAGGCGCAGCTCGTGGCGTCGCTGACCGCAGCCTGGAGCAGCGCCAATCGGGAGGCGGCGCGCTCCCTTCTGCAGCGGATCACCGCCGAGGAGACGGCGCGGGCGCTGCGCGAGATCCGCGCCGATGTGCCGGTCGGAGCCGGCGCTGCCTTCGCGCATCTGCCCGAGGAGTTCGGCGCCGAGCGTCTCGAAGGCGGCAACGGCGCCCCCTTGCGCTTCTTCGTGCGGCGCAGCGAAGCGCATGGCTTCTGCGACTGGCTGATCGCGCAAGGCGCAACCACCGTCACGGTCGCCGAGCTCGAATTCGTCTACACGGCAACCAACGCCTTGTGGGACAAGCTCAGGCCGCGTCTCGAGGCCTGA
- a CDS encoding DNA-binding transcriptional regulator, LysR family translates to MDGMTIHQLLCFDAVVTEGGFQAGAAKLRRTHSTVFTSIRNLESQLGLRLLDREGYRVALTDTGRSFHSRTRVFLRELSLLRNHASQLAMGEESELRVVIGDLCPLPQVLGLLRRFFDGCPATRLHLHFEAISGPWERLFDDEADLIIHHIDKSDPRLEFIDLFSGTLIPVVAPNFLSFPVSDRITLEQMRNHVQCVIRDTARHSPSRDYYLIEGARSWTVNDQLMKKEIILQGMGWGHMPSFLIADELRDGGLISIAGQHLRGGAGEVVAARLRDRPHGPIADRLWFFIEEQAPSLGAAIRDREFRPRDAA, encoded by the coding sequence ATGGACGGCATGACGATTCATCAATTGCTGTGCTTCGACGCGGTAGTGACCGAGGGCGGATTTCAGGCGGGGGCGGCCAAGCTGCGGCGGACCCATTCGACGGTGTTCACATCCATCAGGAATCTGGAAAGCCAGCTCGGGCTGCGCCTGCTCGACCGCGAGGGATATCGCGTCGCCTTGACCGATACGGGTCGGTCCTTCCACAGCCGCACGCGCGTCTTCCTGCGCGAGCTCAGCCTGTTGCGCAACCATGCGAGCCAGCTGGCGATGGGTGAGGAAAGCGAGCTGCGTGTCGTCATCGGCGATCTCTGCCCGCTGCCGCAGGTGCTGGGGCTGCTGCGCCGCTTCTTCGATGGCTGCCCCGCAACCCGGCTTCATCTGCATTTCGAGGCCATTTCCGGCCCGTGGGAGCGGCTCTTCGACGACGAGGCGGATCTGATCATCCATCACATCGACAAGAGCGATCCACGCCTTGAATTCATCGATCTCTTCAGCGGCACCCTCATTCCGGTCGTCGCCCCGAATTTCTTATCCTTTCCGGTCTCGGATCGGATCACGCTCGAGCAGATGCGCAATCATGTGCAATGCGTCATCCGCGATACGGCGCGGCACTCGCCGTCGCGCGATTATTACCTGATCGAGGGAGCCCGCAGCTGGACGGTGAACGACCAGCTGATGAAGAAAGAGATCATTCTCCAAGGTATGGGCTGGGGTCACATGCCGAGCTTCCTGATCGCCGACGAATTGCGCGACGGCGGCCTCATCTCGATCGCGGGTCAGCATTTGCGCGGCGGCGCCGGCGAGGTCGTCGCCGCGCGTCTGCGCGACAGGCCGCATGGCCCCATTGCCGATCGGCTGTGGTTCTTCATCGAGGAGCAGGCGCCGTCATTGGGGGCGGCGATCAGGGACCGCGAGTTCAGGCCTCGAGACGCGGCCTGA
- a CDS encoding Glutathione S-transferase: protein MVTLYGFGPFLGTPDSSPFVIKAMMLLKLAGLPYREMPGNPFKAPHRLLPHIEDDGVKVADSTLIRFHIEHKYRIDFDADLSAEQKATTWAVERMCEDHLYFAMLDMRWIDTANFNKGLGRHMFGAIPAPVRPIVKSLLRRMNAKRLQGHGIGRHARPQIAALAIRDVNALAAILGDKPFLMGDKPCATDAFMFGIVTSILTPPLESPIRAAMQGHANLVAYRDRITSRYFSEQPVAAVMQAESSGSRRVAHSR from the coding sequence TTGGTCACTCTCTACGGATTCGGTCCGTTCCTCGGCACTCCGGATTCGAGCCCCTTCGTGATCAAGGCCATGATGCTGCTCAAGCTTGCCGGCCTGCCCTATCGCGAAATGCCGGGGAACCCGTTCAAGGCTCCGCATCGCCTCTTGCCCCATATCGAGGACGACGGAGTGAAGGTCGCGGATTCCACGCTCATCCGTTTCCATATCGAGCACAAATATCGCATCGATTTCGACGCAGACCTCAGCGCCGAGCAGAAGGCGACCACCTGGGCCGTCGAGAGGATGTGTGAAGATCACCTCTACTTCGCAATGCTGGACATGCGCTGGATCGATACCGCCAATTTCAACAAGGGCCTCGGCCGGCATATGTTCGGCGCGATACCTGCACCCGTTCGCCCGATCGTCAAATCCCTTTTGCGCCGCATGAACGCCAAGCGGCTGCAAGGACACGGCATCGGCCGCCACGCGCGGCCGCAGATTGCCGCGCTCGCCATTCGCGACGTGAACGCGCTCGCAGCGATCCTCGGCGACAAACCGTTCCTGATGGGGGACAAGCCCTGTGCGACCGATGCCTTCATGTTCGGCATCGTCACCTCCATCCTGACGCCGCCGCTCGAATCACCCATTCGCGCCGCCATGCAGGGGCATGCCAATCTCGTCGCCTATCGGGACCGGATCACGAGCCGGTATTTCTCCGAACAACCGGTTGCCGCAGTCATGCAAGCTGAAAGCTCCGGCTCGCGTCGAGTCGCTCACAGCCGGTAA
- a CDS encoding Mn2+ and Fe2+ transporters of the NRAMP family — MSVEVRDKGSTWRAWRRFAAVAGPGIVVMLADSDAASVITAAQSGARFGYRLLLLQFALIPILYVSQELAMRLGIVSRKGHAQLIRDEFGVAWAWFAVGALMLACVGSLLTELSGLAGVGALLGVPVPVTLGIVVGALLLMAYLGSYLTIEWIAIGAGAFELVFLVAAYESRPQLAAIRDGMLEFPLADREYLYLFAANIGAVIMPWMIFYQQSAVVEKGLTVDDLPAARLDTAIGAFLTQLVMAAILIATAATLGTEKEGTSLDTVETIAQAITPYFGKEVGVAMFAVGISGAALVAAIVVTLTAARAPSEVLGVKHALEHGLREAPWFYAIYTLTLLGGAGLILSGINLVTLTVGIQVMNAFLLPIVLAFLYLLARRLPRPHRLEGGHAVLVVILDVSAIACSLYAGLVSLFG; from the coding sequence ATGAGCGTCGAGGTCCGCGACAAGGGTTCGACATGGCGGGCCTGGCGCCGCTTCGCTGCCGTCGCGGGGCCGGGCATCGTGGTGATGCTCGCCGATTCGGATGCGGCGAGCGTGATCACGGCGGCGCAGAGCGGAGCCCGTTTCGGCTACCGGCTCCTCCTCCTGCAATTCGCGCTGATCCCGATCCTCTATGTGTCCCAAGAGCTCGCCATGCGGCTCGGCATCGTCAGCCGCAAGGGACATGCGCAACTGATCCGCGACGAGTTCGGCGTGGCCTGGGCCTGGTTTGCGGTCGGGGCGCTGATGCTCGCCTGCGTCGGAAGCCTGTTGACCGAGCTCAGCGGCCTTGCCGGGGTCGGTGCGTTGCTGGGCGTGCCGGTTCCCGTGACGCTGGGGATCGTCGTCGGCGCGCTCCTCCTGATGGCCTATCTCGGTTCTTACCTGACCATCGAGTGGATCGCCATCGGGGCAGGCGCCTTCGAGCTGGTGTTCCTTGTCGCCGCCTATGAGTCGCGGCCGCAGCTCGCAGCGATCCGGGACGGCATGCTGGAGTTTCCGCTGGCCGATCGCGAGTATCTCTATCTGTTCGCCGCCAATATCGGCGCCGTGATCATGCCGTGGATGATATTCTACCAGCAATCGGCGGTGGTCGAGAAAGGGCTCACCGTCGACGACCTGCCGGCGGCGCGGCTCGACACTGCGATCGGCGCCTTCCTCACCCAGCTGGTCATGGCGGCGATCCTGATCGCCACGGCGGCGACGCTCGGAACCGAGAAGGAGGGAACCTCGCTCGATACGGTCGAGACGATCGCGCAGGCCATCACCCCCTATTTCGGCAAGGAGGTGGGCGTCGCGATGTTCGCGGTCGGCATTTCGGGCGCAGCGCTCGTCGCCGCCATCGTGGTGACGCTGACGGCCGCGAGAGCGCCGTCCGAAGTGCTCGGCGTCAAGCACGCGCTCGAACATGGCCTGCGTGAAGCGCCATGGTTCTACGCCATCTACACGCTGACGCTGCTCGGCGGCGCCGGCCTCATCCTCTCGGGCATCAACCTGGTGACGCTGACCGTCGGCATCCAGGTGATGAACGCCTTCCTGCTGCCGATCGTGCTCGCCTTCCTGTATCTCCTGGCGCGTCGCTTGCCGCGCCCCCACAGGCTCGAAGGCGGCCATGCTGTGCTGGTCGTCATCCTCGATGTGTCAGCCATCGCCTGCAGCCTCTATGCGGGGCTCGTCAGCCTGTTCGGATGA
- a CDS encoding 2,4-dienoyl-CoA reductase → MHLFDPISLGGLRLENRIIVAPMCQYSARDGSATEWHMMHLGQLAISGAGLLTLEATSVSAEGRISPQDLGLYSDENEAALARVLGAVRAYSRIPVAVQLAHAGRKGSSRPPWEGGSQIRPDEKAGWRAVAPSAIPHGEGEVAPIALDRAGLDRVRDEFVTAARRAERLGLDAIELHAAHGYLLHQFLSPLSNRREDAYGGSLENRMRFPLEVFEAVRAAFPAEKPVWARVSATDWVEGGWSLDETVAFARALQRSGSAAIHVSSGGVSTRQSIPLGPGYQVPFAERIKRDVGLPTITVGLITEAEQAEAIIARGQADAVSLARAMLYDPRWPWHAAAKLGARVHAPKQYWRSQPREHKDLFADVSYGQR, encoded by the coding sequence ATGCATCTCTTCGATCCGATCAGCCTCGGCGGCTTACGGCTCGAGAACCGCATCATCGTCGCGCCCATGTGCCAATATTCGGCGCGCGACGGCAGTGCCACCGAATGGCACATGATGCATCTCGGCCAGCTCGCCATTTCGGGGGCCGGGCTGCTGACGCTCGAAGCGACGTCCGTATCGGCTGAAGGGCGCATCTCCCCGCAGGATCTCGGTCTCTATTCGGATGAGAACGAGGCAGCGCTGGCGCGGGTGCTCGGCGCCGTCAGGGCCTATTCGCGCATCCCGGTCGCGGTGCAGCTCGCCCATGCCGGCCGCAAAGGCTCGAGCCGGCCGCCTTGGGAGGGCGGCAGCCAGATCCGGCCGGACGAAAAGGCGGGTTGGCGGGCGGTCGCGCCCTCGGCCATCCCACATGGCGAAGGCGAGGTCGCGCCGATCGCGCTCGATCGCGCCGGGCTCGATCGGGTGCGCGACGAATTCGTCACCGCGGCAAGGCGCGCCGAGCGGCTCGGCCTCGATGCGATCGAGCTGCACGCGGCCCATGGCTATCTGCTGCACCAGTTTCTCTCGCCGCTCTCCAATCGTCGCGAGGACGCCTATGGCGGCAGCCTCGAGAACCGCATGCGCTTCCCGCTCGAAGTCTTCGAGGCGGTGCGAGCGGCCTTCCCGGCGGAGAAACCCGTCTGGGCCCGGGTCTCGGCCACCGATTGGGTGGAGGGCGGCTGGTCGCTCGATGAGACGGTCGCCTTCGCGCGCGCCCTGCAGCGCAGCGGCAGCGCCGCGATCCATGTGTCGAGCGGGGGCGTCTCGACCCGCCAGTCGATCCCGTTGGGGCCGGGCTACCAGGTGCCGTTTGCCGAGCGCATCAAGCGCGATGTCGGGCTGCCGACCATCACGGTCGGCCTGATCACCGAGGCCGAGCAGGCCGAGGCGATCATCGCGCGCGGCCAGGCGGATGCGGTGTCGCTGGCGCGTGCCATGCTCTACGACCCGCGCTGGCCCTGGCACGCCGCCGCCAAGCTCGGCGCGCGCGTGCACGCGCCTAAGCAGTATTGGCGCTCGCAGCCGCGCGAGCATAAGGACCTGTTCGCCGATGTCAGCTACGGGCAGAGGTGA